The Populus trichocarpa isolate Nisqually-1 chromosome 2, P.trichocarpa_v4.1, whole genome shotgun sequence genome has a window encoding:
- the LOC18111287 gene encoding auxin response factor 2 isoform X2, with amino-acid sequence MRLEYLRPQNGSKMACLLLLTTPKVAAFLNEDSKTAMPIYDLPYKILCKVVHVQLKAEAKTDEVFAHITLLPVAEGDELSSNKDGESLLLHRKTRVLSFTKKLTPSDTSTQGGFSVPKRHAEESLPPLDKSQQPPAQELLAKDLHGSEWRFRHIYRGQPKRHLLTGGWSTFISSKRVVAGDSFIFLRGESGELRVGVRRAMKLENNLSANVVTAHSMQLGILSSASHAISTGSIFTIFFHPWTSPAEFIIPFDQYMKSAEIEYSIGTRFIMQFEGEECTEQSTFRIERCEGTVVGAEDVDHIRWPNSEWRILKVKWDAASDAFVHPERVSPWNIEPIEPIRKKHASLVHQGKKACIADKSLPRFLISVKDGLLHSSVEYANRSHLKVFQGQVDRDTGANKFGAFKQPTIAHLLSPPNPEWNFSPIGKDNQEQFWMHGPVYPCPSSTVSFPGGNIARLGNPNSWCSTPSSYGVHDNAVGSRSLSVPFVSHNSGSQKWRGFELKHANEVPLAAPHSGGSSYMLFGVNLENNPPELPSPQVATSVVLENHNYVPLTSQSSVSEPSKSTSGVNSDKQCRNCSSAAIPSCTKVLKYGTVLGRSVDLTQFDGYSELICELDLMFDFQESLIDGTSGWCVAYSDNEGDMIQIADCPWQEFLSAVHRIFICPKEETGKLNPVSPNPSPSE; translated from the exons TGGAGTACTTGAGACCACAAAATGGGTCAAAAATGGcttgcctcctcctcctcacaacccccaag GTTGCTGCATTCTTGAATGAAGATAGTAAGACGGCAATGCCCATCTACGATTTACCTTACAAGATCCTCTGCAAGGTCGTCCATGTTCAACTTAAG GCTGAAGCTAAAACAGATGAGGTGTTTGCCCACATAACTTTGCTTCCAGTAGCAGAG GGAGATGAGCTAAGCTCAAACAAGGATGGAGAGTCCCTTCTGTTGCATAGAAAAACTCGTGTGCTATCCTTTACCAAGAAACTTACTCCATCTGACACAAGCACACAAGGTGGATTCTCTGTTCCAAAGCGACATGCAGAAGAGTCCCTTCCACCTTTG GACAAGTCTCAGCAACCCCCAGCACAGGAACTTCTCGCCAAAGACTTGCATGGTTCTGAATGGCGCTTTAGACATATCTATAGAG GCCAACCAAAGAGGCATTTGCTTACTGGTGGTTGGAGCACATTTATCTCTTCAAAAAGGGTTGTTGCTGGGGATTCTTTTATCTTCCTTCg AGGCGAATCTGGAGAACTTCGGGTTGGGGTCCGTCGAGCAATGAAACTAGAGAACAATTTATCAGCGAATGTCGTAACTGCCCATAGCATGCAACTTGGAATACTTTCCAGTGCTTCCCATGCCATTTCTACTGGAAGCATTTTTACAATCTTCTTCCATCCTTG GACAAGTCCTGCTGAATTTATCATTCCATTTGATCAATACATGAAGTCAGCTGAAATTGAGTACTCCATTGGGACAAGATTCATCATGCAGTTTGAAGGAGAGGAATGCACAGAACAGAG TACCTTTAGGATCGAAAGATGTGAGGGCACTGTAGTTGGTGCTGAAGATGTTGATCATATTCGGTGGCCCAACTCAGAATGGAGGATTCTCAAG GTAAAATGGGATGCTGCTTCAGATGCATTCGTGCATCCAGAACGTGTTTCTCCCTGGAACATTGAGCCTATAGAACCTATAAGAAAGAAGCATGCTTCTCTTGTACATCAAGGAAAGAAGGCATGTATAGCAGACAAATCACTGCCTAGGTTTCTTATCTCTGTCAAGGATG GCTTATTGCATAGTTCAGTTGAGTATGCAAATCGAAGCCACTTAAAGGTCTTCCAAGGTCAAGTAGATAGGGATACGGGTGCTAATAAATTTGGTGCATTTAAACAGCCTACAATAGCACATTTGCTTTCCCCTCCAAATCCTGAATGGAACTTCTCACCAATCGGAAAAGATAATCAGGAGCAGTTTTGGATGCATGGCCCCGTTTATCCGTGTCCCAGCAGTACAGTATCATTTCCTGGTGGAAACATAGCAAGGCTGGGTAATCCTAATAGCTGGTGCTCCACACCTAGCTCTTATGGAGTCCATGATAATGCTGTTGGAAGCAGAAGCTTGTCAGTTCCATTTGTCTCTCACAATTCTGGGTCTCAGAAGTGGAGAGGTTTTGAACTGAAGCATGCAAACGAAGTTCCACTTGCTGCCCCGCACAGTGGTGGCAGCAGTTATATGCTTTTCGGTgtcaatttagaaaataatccACCGGAGCTCCCTTCACCACAAGTTGCCACTTCTGTTGTGCTTGAAAATCACAATTATGTTCCCCTAACATCTCAGTCGAGTGTTTCAGAGCCATCAAAGAGTACATCAGGTGTTAATTCTGATAAACAATGCAGGAACTGTTCCTCGGCTGCTATTCCTAGTTGCACAAAG gTGCTCAAATATGGAACTGTACTAGGAAGATCAGTTGATCTCACACAATTCGATGGGTACAGTGAACTCATTTGTGAGCTTGACCTGATGTTTGACTTCCAAGAAAGTTTGATTGATGGGACCAGCGGGTGGTGTGTAGCGTACTCGGACAATGAAGGGGACATGATACAGATTGCAGATTGCCCATGGCA GGAATTCCTATCAGCGGTCCATAGGATTTTCATCTGTCCCAAGGAAGAAACTGGCAAGCTGAATCCAGTCTCACCAAATCCATCACCTTCAGAGTAA
- the LOC18111287 gene encoding auxin response factor 1 isoform X1: MRKGETGKKRSVAGEAKTSGSHEVGVLETTKWVKNGLPPPPHNPQENKNDLYTELWYACAGPLVYVPRVGDKVFYFPQGHLEQVAAFLNEDSKTAMPIYDLPYKILCKVVHVQLKAEAKTDEVFAHITLLPVAEGDELSSNKDGESLLLHRKTRVLSFTKKLTPSDTSTQGGFSVPKRHAEESLPPLDKSQQPPAQELLAKDLHGSEWRFRHIYRGQPKRHLLTGGWSTFISSKRVVAGDSFIFLRGESGELRVGVRRAMKLENNLSANVVTAHSMQLGILSSASHAISTGSIFTIFFHPWTSPAEFIIPFDQYMKSAEIEYSIGTRFIMQFEGEECTEQSTFRIERCEGTVVGAEDVDHIRWPNSEWRILKVKWDAASDAFVHPERVSPWNIEPIEPIRKKHASLVHQGKKACIADKSLPRFLISVKDGLLHSSVEYANRSHLKVFQGQVDRDTGANKFGAFKQPTIAHLLSPPNPEWNFSPIGKDNQEQFWMHGPVYPCPSSTVSFPGGNIARLGNPNSWCSTPSSYGVHDNAVGSRSLSVPFVSHNSGSQKWRGFELKHANEVPLAAPHSGGSSYMLFGVNLENNPPELPSPQVATSVVLENHNYVPLTSQSSVSEPSKSTSGVNSDKQCRNCSSAAIPSCTKVLKYGTVLGRSVDLTQFDGYSELICELDLMFDFQESLIDGTSGWCVAYSDNEGDMIQIADCPWQEFLSAVHRIFICPKEETGKLNPVSPNPSPSE; this comes from the exons TGGAGTACTTGAGACCACAAAATGGGTCAAAAATGGcttgcctcctcctcctcacaacccccaag AAAATAAAAACGATCTATATACTGAACTGTGGTATGCATGCGCCGGTCCTCTAGTTTATGTACCGCGAGTTGGTGACAAGGTTTTCTACTTCCCACAGGGTCACCTGGAACAG GTTGCTGCATTCTTGAATGAAGATAGTAAGACGGCAATGCCCATCTACGATTTACCTTACAAGATCCTCTGCAAGGTCGTCCATGTTCAACTTAAG GCTGAAGCTAAAACAGATGAGGTGTTTGCCCACATAACTTTGCTTCCAGTAGCAGAG GGAGATGAGCTAAGCTCAAACAAGGATGGAGAGTCCCTTCTGTTGCATAGAAAAACTCGTGTGCTATCCTTTACCAAGAAACTTACTCCATCTGACACAAGCACACAAGGTGGATTCTCTGTTCCAAAGCGACATGCAGAAGAGTCCCTTCCACCTTTG GACAAGTCTCAGCAACCCCCAGCACAGGAACTTCTCGCCAAAGACTTGCATGGTTCTGAATGGCGCTTTAGACATATCTATAGAG GCCAACCAAAGAGGCATTTGCTTACTGGTGGTTGGAGCACATTTATCTCTTCAAAAAGGGTTGTTGCTGGGGATTCTTTTATCTTCCTTCg AGGCGAATCTGGAGAACTTCGGGTTGGGGTCCGTCGAGCAATGAAACTAGAGAACAATTTATCAGCGAATGTCGTAACTGCCCATAGCATGCAACTTGGAATACTTTCCAGTGCTTCCCATGCCATTTCTACTGGAAGCATTTTTACAATCTTCTTCCATCCTTG GACAAGTCCTGCTGAATTTATCATTCCATTTGATCAATACATGAAGTCAGCTGAAATTGAGTACTCCATTGGGACAAGATTCATCATGCAGTTTGAAGGAGAGGAATGCACAGAACAGAG TACCTTTAGGATCGAAAGATGTGAGGGCACTGTAGTTGGTGCTGAAGATGTTGATCATATTCGGTGGCCCAACTCAGAATGGAGGATTCTCAAG GTAAAATGGGATGCTGCTTCAGATGCATTCGTGCATCCAGAACGTGTTTCTCCCTGGAACATTGAGCCTATAGAACCTATAAGAAAGAAGCATGCTTCTCTTGTACATCAAGGAAAGAAGGCATGTATAGCAGACAAATCACTGCCTAGGTTTCTTATCTCTGTCAAGGATG GCTTATTGCATAGTTCAGTTGAGTATGCAAATCGAAGCCACTTAAAGGTCTTCCAAGGTCAAGTAGATAGGGATACGGGTGCTAATAAATTTGGTGCATTTAAACAGCCTACAATAGCACATTTGCTTTCCCCTCCAAATCCTGAATGGAACTTCTCACCAATCGGAAAAGATAATCAGGAGCAGTTTTGGATGCATGGCCCCGTTTATCCGTGTCCCAGCAGTACAGTATCATTTCCTGGTGGAAACATAGCAAGGCTGGGTAATCCTAATAGCTGGTGCTCCACACCTAGCTCTTATGGAGTCCATGATAATGCTGTTGGAAGCAGAAGCTTGTCAGTTCCATTTGTCTCTCACAATTCTGGGTCTCAGAAGTGGAGAGGTTTTGAACTGAAGCATGCAAACGAAGTTCCACTTGCTGCCCCGCACAGTGGTGGCAGCAGTTATATGCTTTTCGGTgtcaatttagaaaataatccACCGGAGCTCCCTTCACCACAAGTTGCCACTTCTGTTGTGCTTGAAAATCACAATTATGTTCCCCTAACATCTCAGTCGAGTGTTTCAGAGCCATCAAAGAGTACATCAGGTGTTAATTCTGATAAACAATGCAGGAACTGTTCCTCGGCTGCTATTCCTAGTTGCACAAAG gTGCTCAAATATGGAACTGTACTAGGAAGATCAGTTGATCTCACACAATTCGATGGGTACAGTGAACTCATTTGTGAGCTTGACCTGATGTTTGACTTCCAAGAAAGTTTGATTGATGGGACCAGCGGGTGGTGTGTAGCGTACTCGGACAATGAAGGGGACATGATACAGATTGCAGATTGCCCATGGCA GGAATTCCTATCAGCGGTCCATAGGATTTTCATCTGTCCCAAGGAAGAAACTGGCAAGCTGAATCCAGTCTCACCAAATCCATCACCTTCAGAGTAA
- the LOC18111287 gene encoding auxin response factor 2A isoform X4, protein MGDELSSNKDGESLLLHRKTRVLSFTKKLTPSDTSTQGGFSVPKRHAEESLPPLDKSQQPPAQELLAKDLHGSEWRFRHIYRGQPKRHLLTGGWSTFISSKRVVAGDSFIFLRGESGELRVGVRRAMKLENNLSANVVTAHSMQLGILSSASHAISTGSIFTIFFHPWTSPAEFIIPFDQYMKSAEIEYSIGTRFIMQFEGEECTEQSTFRIERCEGTVVGAEDVDHIRWPNSEWRILKVKWDAASDAFVHPERVSPWNIEPIEPIRKKHASLVHQGKKACIADKSLPRFLISVKDGLLHSSVEYANRSHLKVFQGQVDRDTGANKFGAFKQPTIAHLLSPPNPEWNFSPIGKDNQEQFWMHGPVYPCPSSTVSFPGGNIARLGNPNSWCSTPSSYGVHDNAVGSRSLSVPFVSHNSGSQKWRGFELKHANEVPLAAPHSGGSSYMLFGVNLENNPPELPSPQVATSVVLENHNYVPLTSQSSVSEPSKSTSGVNSDKQCRNCSSAAIPSCTKVLKYGTVLGRSVDLTQFDGYSELICELDLMFDFQESLIDGTSGWCVAYSDNEGDMIQIADCPWQEFLSAVHRIFICPKEETGKLNPVSPNPSPSE, encoded by the exons ATg GGAGATGAGCTAAGCTCAAACAAGGATGGAGAGTCCCTTCTGTTGCATAGAAAAACTCGTGTGCTATCCTTTACCAAGAAACTTACTCCATCTGACACAAGCACACAAGGTGGATTCTCTGTTCCAAAGCGACATGCAGAAGAGTCCCTTCCACCTTTG GACAAGTCTCAGCAACCCCCAGCACAGGAACTTCTCGCCAAAGACTTGCATGGTTCTGAATGGCGCTTTAGACATATCTATAGAG GCCAACCAAAGAGGCATTTGCTTACTGGTGGTTGGAGCACATTTATCTCTTCAAAAAGGGTTGTTGCTGGGGATTCTTTTATCTTCCTTCg AGGCGAATCTGGAGAACTTCGGGTTGGGGTCCGTCGAGCAATGAAACTAGAGAACAATTTATCAGCGAATGTCGTAACTGCCCATAGCATGCAACTTGGAATACTTTCCAGTGCTTCCCATGCCATTTCTACTGGAAGCATTTTTACAATCTTCTTCCATCCTTG GACAAGTCCTGCTGAATTTATCATTCCATTTGATCAATACATGAAGTCAGCTGAAATTGAGTACTCCATTGGGACAAGATTCATCATGCAGTTTGAAGGAGAGGAATGCACAGAACAGAG TACCTTTAGGATCGAAAGATGTGAGGGCACTGTAGTTGGTGCTGAAGATGTTGATCATATTCGGTGGCCCAACTCAGAATGGAGGATTCTCAAG GTAAAATGGGATGCTGCTTCAGATGCATTCGTGCATCCAGAACGTGTTTCTCCCTGGAACATTGAGCCTATAGAACCTATAAGAAAGAAGCATGCTTCTCTTGTACATCAAGGAAAGAAGGCATGTATAGCAGACAAATCACTGCCTAGGTTTCTTATCTCTGTCAAGGATG GCTTATTGCATAGTTCAGTTGAGTATGCAAATCGAAGCCACTTAAAGGTCTTCCAAGGTCAAGTAGATAGGGATACGGGTGCTAATAAATTTGGTGCATTTAAACAGCCTACAATAGCACATTTGCTTTCCCCTCCAAATCCTGAATGGAACTTCTCACCAATCGGAAAAGATAATCAGGAGCAGTTTTGGATGCATGGCCCCGTTTATCCGTGTCCCAGCAGTACAGTATCATTTCCTGGTGGAAACATAGCAAGGCTGGGTAATCCTAATAGCTGGTGCTCCACACCTAGCTCTTATGGAGTCCATGATAATGCTGTTGGAAGCAGAAGCTTGTCAGTTCCATTTGTCTCTCACAATTCTGGGTCTCAGAAGTGGAGAGGTTTTGAACTGAAGCATGCAAACGAAGTTCCACTTGCTGCCCCGCACAGTGGTGGCAGCAGTTATATGCTTTTCGGTgtcaatttagaaaataatccACCGGAGCTCCCTTCACCACAAGTTGCCACTTCTGTTGTGCTTGAAAATCACAATTATGTTCCCCTAACATCTCAGTCGAGTGTTTCAGAGCCATCAAAGAGTACATCAGGTGTTAATTCTGATAAACAATGCAGGAACTGTTCCTCGGCTGCTATTCCTAGTTGCACAAAG gTGCTCAAATATGGAACTGTACTAGGAAGATCAGTTGATCTCACACAATTCGATGGGTACAGTGAACTCATTTGTGAGCTTGACCTGATGTTTGACTTCCAAGAAAGTTTGATTGATGGGACCAGCGGGTGGTGTGTAGCGTACTCGGACAATGAAGGGGACATGATACAGATTGCAGATTGCCCATGGCA GGAATTCCTATCAGCGGTCCATAGGATTTTCATCTGTCCCAAGGAAGAAACTGGCAAGCTGAATCCAGTCTCACCAAATCCATCACCTTCAGAGTAA
- the LOC18111287 gene encoding auxin response factor 2 isoform X3 — MPIYDLPYKILCKVVHVQLKAEAKTDEVFAHITLLPVAEGDELSSNKDGESLLLHRKTRVLSFTKKLTPSDTSTQGGFSVPKRHAEESLPPLDKSQQPPAQELLAKDLHGSEWRFRHIYRGQPKRHLLTGGWSTFISSKRVVAGDSFIFLRGESGELRVGVRRAMKLENNLSANVVTAHSMQLGILSSASHAISTGSIFTIFFHPWTSPAEFIIPFDQYMKSAEIEYSIGTRFIMQFEGEECTEQSTFRIERCEGTVVGAEDVDHIRWPNSEWRILKVKWDAASDAFVHPERVSPWNIEPIEPIRKKHASLVHQGKKACIADKSLPRFLISVKDGLLHSSVEYANRSHLKVFQGQVDRDTGANKFGAFKQPTIAHLLSPPNPEWNFSPIGKDNQEQFWMHGPVYPCPSSTVSFPGGNIARLGNPNSWCSTPSSYGVHDNAVGSRSLSVPFVSHNSGSQKWRGFELKHANEVPLAAPHSGGSSYMLFGVNLENNPPELPSPQVATSVVLENHNYVPLTSQSSVSEPSKSTSGVNSDKQCRNCSSAAIPSCTKVLKYGTVLGRSVDLTQFDGYSELICELDLMFDFQESLIDGTSGWCVAYSDNEGDMIQIADCPWQEFLSAVHRIFICPKEETGKLNPVSPNPSPSE, encoded by the exons ATGCCCATCTACGATTTACCTTACAAGATCCTCTGCAAGGTCGTCCATGTTCAACTTAAG GCTGAAGCTAAAACAGATGAGGTGTTTGCCCACATAACTTTGCTTCCAGTAGCAGAG GGAGATGAGCTAAGCTCAAACAAGGATGGAGAGTCCCTTCTGTTGCATAGAAAAACTCGTGTGCTATCCTTTACCAAGAAACTTACTCCATCTGACACAAGCACACAAGGTGGATTCTCTGTTCCAAAGCGACATGCAGAAGAGTCCCTTCCACCTTTG GACAAGTCTCAGCAACCCCCAGCACAGGAACTTCTCGCCAAAGACTTGCATGGTTCTGAATGGCGCTTTAGACATATCTATAGAG GCCAACCAAAGAGGCATTTGCTTACTGGTGGTTGGAGCACATTTATCTCTTCAAAAAGGGTTGTTGCTGGGGATTCTTTTATCTTCCTTCg AGGCGAATCTGGAGAACTTCGGGTTGGGGTCCGTCGAGCAATGAAACTAGAGAACAATTTATCAGCGAATGTCGTAACTGCCCATAGCATGCAACTTGGAATACTTTCCAGTGCTTCCCATGCCATTTCTACTGGAAGCATTTTTACAATCTTCTTCCATCCTTG GACAAGTCCTGCTGAATTTATCATTCCATTTGATCAATACATGAAGTCAGCTGAAATTGAGTACTCCATTGGGACAAGATTCATCATGCAGTTTGAAGGAGAGGAATGCACAGAACAGAG TACCTTTAGGATCGAAAGATGTGAGGGCACTGTAGTTGGTGCTGAAGATGTTGATCATATTCGGTGGCCCAACTCAGAATGGAGGATTCTCAAG GTAAAATGGGATGCTGCTTCAGATGCATTCGTGCATCCAGAACGTGTTTCTCCCTGGAACATTGAGCCTATAGAACCTATAAGAAAGAAGCATGCTTCTCTTGTACATCAAGGAAAGAAGGCATGTATAGCAGACAAATCACTGCCTAGGTTTCTTATCTCTGTCAAGGATG GCTTATTGCATAGTTCAGTTGAGTATGCAAATCGAAGCCACTTAAAGGTCTTCCAAGGTCAAGTAGATAGGGATACGGGTGCTAATAAATTTGGTGCATTTAAACAGCCTACAATAGCACATTTGCTTTCCCCTCCAAATCCTGAATGGAACTTCTCACCAATCGGAAAAGATAATCAGGAGCAGTTTTGGATGCATGGCCCCGTTTATCCGTGTCCCAGCAGTACAGTATCATTTCCTGGTGGAAACATAGCAAGGCTGGGTAATCCTAATAGCTGGTGCTCCACACCTAGCTCTTATGGAGTCCATGATAATGCTGTTGGAAGCAGAAGCTTGTCAGTTCCATTTGTCTCTCACAATTCTGGGTCTCAGAAGTGGAGAGGTTTTGAACTGAAGCATGCAAACGAAGTTCCACTTGCTGCCCCGCACAGTGGTGGCAGCAGTTATATGCTTTTCGGTgtcaatttagaaaataatccACCGGAGCTCCCTTCACCACAAGTTGCCACTTCTGTTGTGCTTGAAAATCACAATTATGTTCCCCTAACATCTCAGTCGAGTGTTTCAGAGCCATCAAAGAGTACATCAGGTGTTAATTCTGATAAACAATGCAGGAACTGTTCCTCGGCTGCTATTCCTAGTTGCACAAAG gTGCTCAAATATGGAACTGTACTAGGAAGATCAGTTGATCTCACACAATTCGATGGGTACAGTGAACTCATTTGTGAGCTTGACCTGATGTTTGACTTCCAAGAAAGTTTGATTGATGGGACCAGCGGGTGGTGTGTAGCGTACTCGGACAATGAAGGGGACATGATACAGATTGCAGATTGCCCATGGCA GGAATTCCTATCAGCGGTCCATAGGATTTTCATCTGTCCCAAGGAAGAAACTGGCAAGCTGAATCCAGTCTCACCAAATCCATCACCTTCAGAGTAA